From Bos javanicus breed banteng chromosome 5, ARS-OSU_banteng_1.0, whole genome shotgun sequence, the proteins below share one genomic window:
- the LOC133248682 gene encoding uncharacterized protein LOC133248682 — translation MQIDNYRIGECKERATQDSKRWRGPGGSRKPGLATSQTEAFRVPPPPQDSPDSVTTTLRKLHPLGAEAEEASQLHSSFHHTQPSVPQGLAAPETQNVKCQRPGQLLGRRQRRLKRARGPWPPPLSPSLLPQEAARRRLLRAGGSPGERSLGEAPAPAEGTGPRIQNCRCSYPTTATLYVPSTTLPIHTPSLPPPPPPPLPRPLRSPSLDWSRDKSNGKRRAGTLPADPGRDRPGPEAFPRLARAPNPPLPPRAPLPDFRNFAKNSPHEFSCPADPRWRRIHRGGCWEQDLYPLTPAVTPAVPTSLQAAAAEEGSGDCGPDRVGGPSFAPPPPPSSASYRPSLPLLPETHLIAVQFSSFRPQNLRCLCTHFRDQQHVTITF, via the exons ACTCAAGACAGCAAAAGGTGGAGAGGCCCCGGCGGAAGTAGAAAACCAGGGCTAGCAACTTCACAGACCGAGGCGTTTCGGGTTCCTCCGCCGCCCCAGGACTCTCCGGACTCAGTCACTACCACACTACGGAAGCTTCACCCTCTGGGTGCGGAAGCAGAGGAAGCATCACAGTTGCACTCCTCCTTCCACCATACACAGCCTTCGGTACCCCAGGGCCTGGCAGCTCCTGAGACCC AGAATGTGAAATGCCAAAGACCAGGGCAACTGCTGGGAAGGCGGCAGCGCCGTCTAAAGCGGGCCCGGGGTCCTTGGCCACCGCCGCTGTCGCCTTCTCTTCTTCCCCAAGAAGCAGCGCGACGGAGGCTTCTCCGTGCTGGCGGGAGCCCGggggagaggagtctgggggaAGCCCCAGCGCCAGCCGAAGGGACCGGGCCTAGGATCCAGAACTGCCGCTGCAGCTACCCGACTACAGCGACGCTTTACGTCCCgtccaccaccctccccatacacaccccctccctccctccaccgcCACCACCCCCCCTTCCCCGCCCGCTCCGCTCTCCCTCTCTCGATTGGAGCCGAGACAAAAGCAACGGGAAGCGGCGGGCCGGGACGCTGCCCGCGGACCCCGGGCGCGACCGGCCCGGCCCCGAGGCATTCCCCCGCCTTGCGAGGGCCCCGAATCCGCCGCTCCCGCCGCGCGCCCCGCTGCCAGACTTCCGAAATTTTGCCAAAAACTCACCGCATGAATTTTCTTGTCCCGCGGATCCAAGATGGCGACGTATCCACCGCGGAGGCTGCTGGGAGCAAGACCTTTACCCTCTGACCCCCGCCGTGACCCCCGCCGTTCCGACTTCCCtccaggcggcggcggcggaagAGGGGAGCGGCGATTGCGGACCGGACAGAGTTGGCGG CCCTTCGttcgccccacccccacccccgtcgTCTGCCTCGTACCGgccttccctccctctgctccctgaAACGCATCTGATCGCTGTCCAGTTTTCTTCCTTCAGACCCCAAAACCTCCGGTGCTTGTGCACGCACTTCAGGGACCAGCAGCACGTCACCATCACTTTTTGA